Proteins encoded by one window of Paraburkholderia terrae:
- a CDS encoding quinone oxidoreductase family protein, whose protein sequence is MAKAVRFHETGGPEVLRYEDVEVGDPGQGQVRLRHEAVGLNFADTYFRSGLYPVPLPAGMGVEAAGVVESIGPGVTNVAVGDRVTYTGFVNTLGAYSTERLVPAGPLIKLPDAISCETAAGMTMRGLTASYLMRRIHDFKAGDVILLHAAAGGVGLIVSQWAKLLGLTVIGTVSTEAKGEIARAHGCDHVIYYGRENVAKRVRELTDGVGVNVVFDSVGKDTFEASLDSLKRRGLMVCVGTASGPIPPFNPQMLAVKGSLYMTRPALADYIADPAEKDELAGEIFGHIAAGRIKIELNQRYALEDAAQAHRDLEARKTTGSSVFVI, encoded by the coding sequence ATGGCAAAGGCAGTGCGCTTCCATGAAACGGGTGGTCCCGAAGTCTTGCGCTACGAGGACGTTGAAGTGGGCGATCCCGGCCAGGGGCAGGTCCGCCTGCGTCACGAGGCAGTGGGCCTGAATTTCGCCGACACGTATTTCCGCAGCGGCCTCTACCCGGTCCCACTGCCTGCAGGCATGGGCGTCGAGGCGGCGGGCGTGGTCGAATCGATTGGCCCGGGCGTGACGAACGTCGCGGTGGGCGATCGCGTGACCTACACTGGATTCGTCAATACGCTTGGCGCTTATAGCACCGAACGCCTGGTTCCCGCAGGTCCGCTCATCAAGCTGCCCGATGCGATCTCCTGCGAAACGGCTGCTGGTATGACCATGCGCGGCCTGACCGCGTCGTATCTGATGCGCCGCATCCACGACTTCAAGGCGGGCGACGTCATCCTGCTGCATGCGGCTGCGGGTGGCGTCGGACTGATCGTGTCGCAATGGGCGAAGCTGCTGGGCCTGACCGTGATCGGCACGGTTTCGACGGAAGCCAAGGGTGAGATTGCCCGTGCGCATGGCTGCGACCACGTCATCTACTACGGCCGGGAGAATGTTGCGAAGCGCGTGCGCGAACTGACGGATGGCGTCGGCGTGAACGTGGTGTTCGACAGCGTCGGCAAGGATACCTTCGAGGCTTCGCTCGATTCGCTCAAGCGTCGCGGTCTGATGGTCTGCGTGGGCACGGCGTCGGGTCCGATCCCGCCGTTCAATCCGCAGATGCTGGCGGTGAAGGGCTCGCTGTATATGACGCGCCCGGCGCTGGCCGACTATATCGCCGACCCCGCCGAAAAAGACGAACTGGCAGGCGAAATCTTCGGGCATATCGCCGCGGGCCGGATCAAGATCGAGCTCAACCAGCGTTACGCGCTCGAGGATGCGGCGCAAGCGCACCGTGACCTGGAAGCGCGCAAGACGACCGGCTCGTCGGTCTTCGTCATCTGA